The genomic window AGACGTTCTTAAAGATATGTTGCCTACCCTCGATAATTTTGAACGTGCACTTATAGAGCTTAAGTCTCAAAATCTGCCTCAAGAGCTAACTGCTCATTTTGCAGGTATTGGGCTTATAGCTAAAAATCTCCACAAAGTGCTTGAAAAATATAATATTCAAGAGCTTGAGCATGCAGGTGAATTTGATCCTGAAATGCATGAAGCTATTATGCAAGTAGAATCTTCTGAACATGAGTCTGGCCACGTAGTAGATGTCTACCAAAAAGGGTATTCTCATAAAGGAAAAATACTCCGCCCAGCCCATGTAGCTGTAGCAAAATAATTTTAAAATTCTTAGATATATATTTCCCTAGATGACTTACGAGCTTCTAGGGATTTTTTTATAAATAAAATAATACTTTGCCCACTATTGACTTAGTATCTATAAAAATATTACTATTAGAAATAATACTATGGTGATCATTACATAGTAACTATATAAATAATTTTTATAAAATTTTATAATAATATCAAGGAGTTCTTATGAACAAGCATTTTTATCTTTTAGCTTTAGTTGGTTTAAGTTCATTAGGTGTTAACTCAGCTTTTGGTTTAACTAACCCTTTTGCTTCTAAAAAAGCAGATGTTGCTGCACCACAAGATAATATCGAGAGAACTAAGTTTTGGGGAACAGTAGTTACCTCACTTAAAAGAAATGGCTACAGCGATGATTCAGCTGAAATTCGTCATGCTCAACGTTATTTACGTCGTGCAGAGAATGATAAAGGCAAAACAGGCGGATTTATGAGCCGTATGTTTGGTACAGGCGGTAAAAAAGCAACAACTGCACGTCCAGCACGTCGTACAGATAGTAAAGTAGGCGATCGTCGTCCAGCAAGAACTACAGCTAATCGTACAGCTGCACGAGCTACTACAGCTAATCGTACAACTGCACGAGCTACTACAGCTGATCGTACAAAAAAGACAGCAGCAGCAAAAGCACGCGCAAAAAGAGCTACAACAGCAAGAACTACAGCACGTAGAGCAGCAACTAAAAAAGCTGCGTAAATTTTAGATAAATTTAAATAAGAAAGAGCTAGAGATTTTACTCTCTAGCTCTTTCTTTATAGATAGTATTGTAAAATATACTACTTATGCACCAAGGTTAATATTTTGACCTGCTAGTGCTGGGTCACCTTGAACGACTATTGCTGCAATACCTGCGCTATAGTTAGTTATATTGCTATGTGCTTCATTGTAAGTAAACTCATTACCTGCAAATGCTCCACTAGCAGGGCCTTGATTAAGAATACCAACAGCTGCTGCACTGAAAAGATGACCTATAACAAGGTTTTCTCTAACTGAGTTATTGCTTGTGTTAGCACCAAGTCTGATACCATTCAGTTTATTACTAGTAACTATATTGTGCTCAATAACGTTAGCATTAGCAGTAGCAGAAGTTCCTTGTGGTTGCTGTTCTGTTGAGCCAGCAGGGAAAAGAACACCAGTTACAAAAATACCTTCGCCACCGTTACCAGAAACTCTATTGTCTACTATTGTGTTGTTAGAAGACGACAAGAATGTTTGATTTGGATTATCGCTAATTGGTAATGATGGAAGTGAAGCGCTTAATAATACACCATTAGTAGTGTTATCTTCAATTGAACTATTTTTTAAAGTTACAAATGTGCTTCCAACTATTCTAATACCTCTATTGTTTCTAGAGATAATACACTCTTCTATTACCACATTACGTGTACCGCTAGAGATGATAACACCATAAAAGCCTTGATTTCTAAAGCTTGAATTGCTAACGCGTACGTTGCTGTATACTGCGTTTGGGTTACCACAAACAGGAACATCTACGCCACTTACAGTAAGGCATGGTTGATCCGATGCGCTTATATGTAGTGCACCGTTTAAATAAGGTGGATTACCGGTTGGATCTTGTGGAGAGTTTACATCTACCACTACATTTTCAATAAGAGCTCCTGAACCAGCAGCAAGTACTATACCGTCAGTACCATTGGCTACGTTTTGTGATTTAAAGGAGGAATTTCTAATAATGATGCTGTTGGCTGTTAAAGCATTATCCAGATCTGTTCCCGTTGCACCTGTATTAGGTGATCCGCCTTGCAAAAGATTAGCATTAAAGATCTCATTGTCTACGCTTACAGTAGTATTTTCTACTAGAGCACCATCAACAAATCTTAGTTGTATTGGTCCACCTAAAGAGGTACCACTAAACTGACAATCGCTTATGCGGATATTTCTGCATGATGGAGTATCAAGTTTTCCTGAAGTACTATTGAATCTTACTCCAGCAGTTCCTGCATCGGTAAATGCTAGATCGTTTACAAATTTTGAGTCTTCAATTGCTATATCATCAGAGCTAAATGCATCTACAGCTCTAAAAGTGATATTATGGAAATAGGATCTTAAAACGCGTAAACCACGTGAATTAGTTAT from Candidatus Dependentiae bacterium includes these protein-coding regions:
- a CDS encoding right-handed parallel beta-helix repeat-containing protein, encoding MSTNNLATLRRLFFYAFVVPFTLNLPASALRAELLARGQEVFSQADDLSSLSADAQQIQGQLEEFLAAQPASEDAQELQSLHAQIKQLAQSQRQLSAQEVQTLNVAIDSAISYMSTLPEDAVRSRNCSPAVIIRGLKVLNCRLINIGNTLRDINNNVNSLTSTVNNFINADTCDAITPIRSVPFTITESGKYCLAQDVTYTGSDAAITIAASNVNLNLANHNIILPEGSTATAIAMDGVNEVTIENDSLRAANPTSIEETETTGIRIANSTDITVKNVNIDNLNTGIFITNSRGLRVLRSYFHNITFRAVDAFSSDDIAIEDSKFVNDLAFTDAGTAGVRFNSTSGKLDTPSCRNIRISDCQFSGTSLGGPIQLRFVDGALVENTTVSVDNEIFNANLLQGGSPNTGATGTDLDNALTANSIIIRNSSFKSQNVANGTDGIVLAAGSGALIENVVVDVNSPQDPTGNPPYLNGALHISASDQPCLTVSGVDVPVCGNPNAVYSNVRVSNSSFRNQGFYGVIISSGTRNVVIEECIISRNNRGIRIVGSTFVTLKNSSIEDNTTNGVLLSASLPSLPISDNPNQTFLSSSNNTIVDNRVSGNGGEGIFVTGVLFPAGSTEQQPQGTSATANANVIEHNIVTSNKLNGIRLGANTSNNSVRENLVIGHLFSAAAVGILNQGPASGAFAGNEFTYNEAHSNITNYSAGIAAIVVQGDPALAGQNINLGA
- a CDS encoding nucleotide exchange factor GrpE; the protein is MEDFKDQAPEMVEENHHEACASELKTCQDDLRNTKERYIYLTAEFDNYKRRIERERSQWIEDAQADVLKDMLPTLDNFERALIELKSQNLPQELTAHFAGIGLIAKNLHKVLEKYNIQELEHAGEFDPEMHEAIMQVESSEHESGHVVDVYQKGYSHKGKILRPAHVAVAK